Proteins co-encoded in one Labilithrix sp. genomic window:
- a CDS encoding DUF374 domain-containing protein gives MIGWVLGVVAWVWLRTLRVTLEVDPSLPCDRPWVLCFFHGKQWPLLAWRRRRRTAVMVSLSRDGALQARVLTVLGFDVVRGSSSRGGARGLAAVVRRLRRGDADAAFAVDGPRGPYGVVKEGALVAARRSGAVLVPMGSAISGGGKVFARAWDRYAVAWPFARVAVVLGAALPAEADACAAARAIEAANARAEALLPQRRTYMVPSRP, from the coding sequence CGAGGTCGATCCTTCTCTGCCGTGCGATCGCCCGTGGGTGCTCTGCTTCTTCCACGGCAAGCAGTGGCCGCTCCTCGCGTGGCGCCGGCGGCGGCGGACGGCGGTGATGGTGAGCTTGTCGCGCGATGGAGCGCTGCAGGCGCGCGTGCTAACGGTGCTCGGGTTCGACGTGGTGCGCGGCTCGTCCTCGCGCGGCGGGGCGCGCGGGCTCGCGGCGGTGGTGCGGAGGCTCCGGCGCGGCGACGCAGACGCGGCGTTCGCGGTGGACGGGCCGCGGGGGCCGTACGGCGTGGTGAAGGAGGGGGCGCTCGTCGCGGCGCGGCGGAGCGGGGCCGTGCTCGTGCCGATGGGGAGCGCGATCTCGGGGGGAGGGAAGGTCTTCGCGCGCGCGTGGGACCGGTACGCGGTGGCGTGGCCGTTCGCGCGGGTGGCGGTCGTGCTGGGCGCGGCGCTGCCTGCGGAGGCCGACGCGTGCGCGGCGGCGCGGGCGATCGAGGCGGCGAACGCGCGGGCGGAGGCGTTGTTGCCCCAGCGGCGCACCTACATGGTACCCTCGCGGCCGTAA